The following are encoded in a window of Flavobacterium cupriresistens genomic DNA:
- a CDS encoding TonB-dependent receptor: MKKIIVILILGFSGLLSAQNSVSGIVSNLQNQPIPGVSVYAPELHKGTTTDANGKYEFTNLPNGSLRLSFTFVGFTAENKTIAKLVKENTLDVTLQESIFEMDEVIVSTPFNKLQSQNVMKIEHESIKTLQQKGTSTLIEGLATIPGVSQISTGTSIGKPVIRGLSGNRVLVYSQGVRIENQQFGDEHGLGLNDAGIESVEVIKGPASLLYGSDALGGVLYFNPEKFADANTFKANFSQKYFTNTEGSNSSIGLKTSTDNWKFLARGSFNTHSDYKIPDGDRVTNTRYNETDFKTGIGYSNSSFSSVLRYNYNKLDIGIPEEGIAEQSSSKDTQFPRQGIFNHLFSLNNVIFFQDSKLDVDLGYISNDRSEFEDSNNAALRMKLNTFNYNAKYHFPKFGKIEAILGVQGMHQTNKNSGEEFLIPDATTNDFGVFGTANYEWDNSVIQAGLRFDNRNITSQAHGVADEEGYFQALDRSFDSFNASLGYKTKLAEPLTLRLNVATGFRAPNLAELTSNGVHEGTNRYEIGNANLKTEQNVQTDLNLEYKNTHFEFFINGFYNHINNYIYTSPTGEILDENDVFAYVQDNAKLYGGEVGFHFHPHPLDWLHFETSFETVTGKKDNKDYLPLIPANNWNNTLRTEFNIKNWLKEGFASFNVSSTFSQDNVSGFETASKGYTLVNLGFGGTVKLGKTSFDVNLNGNNLFDQKYIAHLSRLKTDGIPNIGRNIVLGINFNL; this comes from the coding sequence ATGAAAAAAATAATCGTAATCCTTATTTTAGGATTTTCAGGGCTGCTTTCAGCTCAAAACTCTGTTTCCGGAATCGTATCCAACCTTCAAAATCAACCCATACCGGGCGTTTCAGTTTATGCACCGGAATTGCACAAAGGCACCACTACTGATGCAAACGGAAAATACGAATTCACTAATCTGCCAAACGGAAGCTTACGTCTTTCCTTTACTTTTGTCGGTTTTACTGCCGAGAACAAAACAATTGCCAAACTTGTAAAAGAAAACACCTTAGATGTTACACTTCAGGAATCCATTTTTGAAATGGATGAAGTAATTGTCTCTACTCCTTTTAATAAATTGCAGTCACAAAACGTAATGAAAATTGAGCATGAAAGCATCAAAACATTACAGCAAAAAGGAACTTCGACTTTAATTGAAGGCTTAGCCACAATTCCGGGAGTTTCTCAAATTTCAACGGGAACTTCAATCGGAAAACCCGTAATCAGAGGACTTAGCGGTAATCGTGTTTTAGTATACTCGCAAGGAGTTCGTATCGAAAATCAACAGTTTGGAGACGAACATGGTTTAGGTTTAAATGATGCCGGAATTGAAAGCGTTGAAGTAATCAAAGGCCCTGCATCTTTATTATACGGATCGGATGCTTTGGGTGGTGTTTTGTACTTTAATCCGGAGAAATTTGCTGATGCGAATACATTCAAAGCCAATTTCAGTCAAAAATATTTCACCAATACAGAAGGAAGTAATTCCTCTATTGGATTAAAAACCTCTACAGACAACTGGAAATTTTTAGCCCGTGGAAGCTTCAACACCCATTCAGACTATAAAATTCCTGATGGAGATCGCGTAACCAATACCCGTTACAACGAAACCGATTTTAAAACCGGAATCGGATACAGCAACTCTAGTTTCTCGAGTGTTTTAAGATACAATTACAACAAATTAGACATCGGAATTCCGGAAGAAGGAATCGCAGAGCAATCTTCAAGTAAAGACACCCAGTTCCCGAGACAAGGAATTTTTAATCATTTGTTCAGTTTAAACAACGTTATCTTTTTTCAGGACTCTAAATTAGATGTTGATTTGGGTTATATTTCTAATGACAGAAGCGAATTTGAGGACAGTAACAATGCAGCTTTACGAATGAAATTGAACACCTTCAATTACAATGCAAAATACCATTTTCCAAAATTTGGTAAAATCGAAGCGATCCTTGGTGTACAGGGAATGCATCAAACCAATAAAAATTCGGGCGAAGAATTTTTAATTCCGGATGCCACTACCAATGATTTTGGTGTTTTTGGAACAGCAAATTACGAATGGGACAATAGTGTTATCCAAGCCGGACTGCGTTTTGACAATCGAAATATCACTTCGCAAGCACACGGAGTTGCAGATGAAGAAGGTTATTTCCAAGCCTTAGACCGCTCTTTTGACAGCTTTAATGCTTCATTAGGTTACAAAACCAAATTAGCAGAACCTTTGACGTTACGTTTAAATGTAGCTACCGGATTCAGAGCACCAAACTTAGCCGAATTAACTTCAAACGGAGTTCACGAAGGAACCAACCGATACGAGATTGGAAATGCTAATTTAAAAACAGAGCAAAACGTTCAGACTGACCTGAATTTAGAATACAAGAACACCCATTTTGAGTTTTTTATTAATGGATTTTACAACCATATAAATAACTACATCTACACTTCCCCAACAGGAGAAATCTTAGATGAAAATGATGTTTTTGCTTATGTACAGGACAATGCAAAATTATATGGTGGTGAAGTTGGTTTCCACTTTCACCCGCATCCACTGGATTGGTTGCATTTTGAAACCAGTTTTGAAACGGTAACAGGTAAAAAAGACAACAAGGATTATTTACCTTTAATTCCGGCTAACAATTGGAACAACACGCTTAGAACTGAATTTAATATTAAAAACTGGCTAAAAGAAGGATTTGCTTCTTTTAACGTTTCATCGACATTCAGTCAGGATAATGTAAGCGGTTTTGAAACAGCTTCTAAAGGATATACTTTGGTGAATTTAGGTTTTGGAGGAACTGTAAAATTAGGTAAAACTTCTTTTGATGTAAACTTGAACGGAAACAATTTATTTGATCAAAAATACATTGCACACCTTTCCAGATTAAAAACAGACGGGATTCCTAATATTGGAAGAAATATAGTTTTAGGGATTAACTTCAACTTATAA
- a CDS encoding SMI1/KNR4 family protein yields the protein MNLETYKIIPNYKTNKTDLFLAVHEEILACEKTLDFVFDESYKEYVLKYGSGILGGTYVRIFLPETIIVTIAAWRDRITEYWFWDEGKNVLTKEEVVSSIRVGDTFDGDEIILFKKEYYILPRHQEMIYKVGDTLEETINWLCSSGILTEAFSEREFEPFNPEDLNNS from the coding sequence ATGAACTTAGAAACGTATAAAATAATCCCGAACTATAAGACGAATAAAACGGATCTGTTTCTTGCTGTGCATGAAGAAATTCTGGCTTGTGAAAAAACTTTAGACTTTGTTTTTGATGAGAGCTATAAGGAGTATGTCTTAAAATACGGCAGTGGAATCCTTGGAGGGACCTATGTGCGAATTTTTCTTCCCGAAACAATAATAGTAACCATTGCAGCTTGGAGAGATCGTATAACAGAATATTGGTTTTGGGATGAGGGGAAAAATGTTTTGACTAAAGAAGAAGTTGTAAGCTCAATCAGAGTTGGAGATACCTTTGATGGAGATGAAATCATCTTATTTAAAAAGGAATACTATATTTTGCCACGACATCAAGAAATGATTTATAAAGTCGGGGATACGCTTGAAGAGACAATAAATTGGTTATGTTCATCCGGAATTTTGACAGAGGCATTTTCTGAAAGAGAATTTGAGCCTTTTAATCCGGAAGATTTGAATAATAGTTAA
- a CDS encoding aspartate-semialdehyde dehydrogenase encodes MRIAIVGATGMVGEVMLKVLAERNFPVTELIPVASERSIGKEIEFKGKKYKVVGMQTAVDMKADIAVFSAGGDTSLEWAPKFAAAGTTVIDNSSAWRMDPTKKLVVPEINASTLTKEDKIIANPNCSTIQMVLVLAPLHKKYNIKRIIVSTYQSITGTGVKAVRQLENEYAGTQGEMAYKYPIHRNAIPHCDSFEENGYTKEEMKLVRETQKIIGDKTIRVTATAVRVPVVGGHSEAVNVEFTNDFDVNEVREILHHTDGVTVQDNIDTFTYPMPLYAEGKNDVFVGRIRRDESQENTLNMWIVADNLRKGAATNTIQIAEYLIAAGLV; translated from the coding sequence ATGAGAATAGCGATTGTAGGCGCCACTGGTATGGTTGGCGAAGTAATGCTTAAAGTTTTAGCGGAAAGAAATTTCCCTGTTACCGAATTAATTCCTGTTGCTTCTGAGCGATCGATAGGGAAAGAAATTGAATTTAAAGGAAAAAAATATAAAGTTGTAGGCATGCAAACGGCTGTCGATATGAAAGCGGATATTGCTGTTTTTTCTGCCGGAGGAGATACTTCGTTAGAATGGGCGCCAAAATTTGCTGCTGCCGGGACTACTGTTATTGATAATTCTTCGGCATGGAGAATGGACCCTACAAAAAAATTAGTGGTTCCTGAGATCAATGCATCGACATTAACAAAAGAAGATAAAATTATTGCAAATCCAAACTGCTCTACTATACAAATGGTATTGGTATTGGCTCCTTTGCATAAAAAATACAATATTAAAAGAATTATTGTTTCTACGTACCAATCTATTACCGGAACAGGTGTAAAAGCGGTTAGACAGCTTGAAAACGAGTATGCAGGAACGCAGGGAGAAATGGCTTACAAATACCCAATTCACAGAAATGCAATCCCACATTGCGATAGTTTTGAAGAGAACGGGTATACTAAAGAAGAAATGAAGTTAGTTCGCGAGACTCAAAAAATCATTGGAGATAAAACGATTCGTGTTACGGCTACTGCAGTTCGTGTACCGGTTGTTGGAGGTCACAGTGAGGCTGTAAATGTCGAGTTTACAAATGATTTTGATGTAAATGAAGTACGTGAAATTTTACACCACACAGACGGAGTAACGGTTCAGGATAATATAGACACCTTTACCTATCCAATGCCTTTATATGCGGAAGGTAAAAATGATGTTTTTGTTGGAAGAATCCGTCGTGATGAAAGCCAGGAGAACACCTTAAACATGTGGATTGTTGCCGATAACTTGAGAAAAGGGGCAGCTACAAATACCATTCAGATTGCTGAGTACTTAATCGCAGCTGGTTTGGTTTAG
- a CDS encoding Mrp/NBP35 family ATP-binding protein — MKLDRKEILKALETITIAGEGKNMVESGAVANVITFGDEVVVDLVIHTPAMHIKKRAEDDIKKTIHELISPEAKIKVNIKVETPEKNEIKGRAIPGIKNIIAVASGKGGVGKSTVTANLAVTLAKMGFAVGILDADIYGPSMPIMFDVENEKPVSTTVDGKSKMKPVESYEIKILSIGFFTAPSQAVIWRGPMASKALNQMIFDADWGELDFMLIDLPPGTGDIHLSIMQSLPITGAVVVSTPQAVALADAKKGVAMFMQDNINVPVLGIIENMAYFTPEELPDNKYYIFGQEGAKNLAEDLNVPFLGEVPIVQSIREAGDYGRPAALQTASVIETVFEEITRNVVQETVNRNDSLPATEAIKITTMAGCSAVKKN; from the coding sequence ATGAAATTAGACAGAAAAGAAATTCTTAAAGCTCTAGAAACAATTACTATAGCGGGAGAAGGAAAAAATATGGTTGAAAGCGGAGCTGTAGCCAATGTAATTACTTTTGGCGATGAAGTTGTAGTCGATTTAGTGATTCATACGCCTGCTATGCACATCAAAAAAAGAGCTGAAGATGATATTAAAAAAACAATTCATGAATTAATATCACCTGAAGCAAAAATTAAAGTAAATATTAAAGTGGAAACTCCTGAGAAAAACGAAATTAAAGGTCGTGCCATTCCGGGAATTAAAAATATAATCGCCGTTGCATCCGGTAAAGGTGGTGTTGGAAAATCTACTGTTACTGCAAATTTAGCTGTAACATTAGCAAAAATGGGCTTTGCAGTTGGTATTTTGGATGCCGATATTTATGGGCCATCAATGCCAATTATGTTTGATGTAGAGAATGAGAAACCCGTTTCGACTACTGTTGACGGGAAATCGAAAATGAAACCGGTTGAAAGCTATGAGATCAAAATACTTTCTATCGGATTTTTCACCGCTCCAAGTCAGGCGGTAATCTGGAGAGGTCCAATGGCTTCAAAAGCATTAAATCAAATGATATTTGATGCAGACTGGGGAGAATTAGATTTTATGTTAATCGACTTACCTCCGGGAACAGGTGACATTCACCTTTCGATCATGCAATCGTTACCAATTACAGGAGCTGTAGTGGTAAGTACACCACAAGCTGTAGCTCTTGCTGATGCAAAAAAAGGAGTAGCGATGTTTATGCAGGATAATATAAATGTTCCTGTTTTGGGAATTATAGAAAATATGGCGTACTTTACACCAGAAGAATTACCTGACAATAAATATTATATCTTTGGACAAGAAGGGGCTAAAAACCTGGCTGAAGATCTAAATGTTCCTTTCTTAGGTGAAGTGCCAATTGTACAATCTATTCGTGAAGCAGGAGATTATGGTCGTCCGGCAGCTTTGCAAACAGCTTCAGTAATCGAGACTGTTTTTGAAGAGATTACCCGAAATGTTGTACAAGAAACAGTAAACAGAAACGATAGTTTACCTGCTACAGAAGCCATCAAAATCACAACTATGGCAGGTTGTTCAGCAGTAAAGAAAAATTAG
- a CDS encoding bifunctional UDP-N-acetylmuramoyl-tripeptide:D-alanyl-D-alanine ligase/alanine racemase, whose amino-acid sequence MSINLRNLIPVLEAEWIGLHTAIFVDHVSIDSRSLQNGSQTLFFALSGVNNDAHLYISELIDKGVQSFVVQYVPDNCKGRANFLIVKDTLKALQEFAAYYRNLFDFPVIGLTGSNGKTIVKEWLNFLLSPDFNVIRSPKSYNSQVGVPLSVIAINEKHNLGIFEAGISTVNEMINLEKIIKPTIGVLTNIGSAHDEGFLNLEQKINEKLRLFKDSALVVYQKNEIVDLCLAAFVKENQLKGQVLFSWSFTDKSATVFILKKESKNDKTQIEYQYKNEIFNLEIPFQDSASIENAISCLLVLLYFKYDFATIQNRMQMLYPVEMRLEVKNGINNCSIIDDSYSSDFQSLKIALDFLESQKKNASKTVILSDIFQSGFSNEELYSKVAQLIADNKINRVIGIGNTISSFSDKFSNAVVFASTADFIANFESLNFANETILIKGARSFQFEEIVTLLEEKTHETILEINLNSISHNLNFFKSKLGSNVKMMVMVKAFGYGNGGLEIAKLLEHHKVDYLGVAFADEGISLKSGGIKLPIMVLNPESTSFPSIIQYQLEPEIYSIKGLNAFLKIAREKNLKDFPVHIKLDTGMHRLGFEENTIDELIATLKGNSTIRIQSILSHLATSDDKDHFEFVRSQIRLFEKLSSKLMTELGVNPIRHILNTSGISNFPDAQFNMVRLGIGLYGVSNDAAEQKFLENVGTLKSIISQVRTIPSGDSVGYGRRFMATKETKIATIPIGYADGISRLWGNGVGYVIVKNQKAAIVGSVCMDMLMIDVSEIDCKEGDSVIIFGENPTVTEIANALKTIPYEILTSISQRVKRVFFR is encoded by the coding sequence ATGAGCATAAACCTAAGAAACCTTATTCCGGTTCTTGAAGCCGAATGGATTGGTTTACATACAGCTATTTTTGTTGATCATGTTTCGATTGACAGCCGTTCGTTGCAAAACGGATCTCAAACCTTGTTTTTTGCCTTATCAGGTGTTAATAATGATGCTCATTTATATATTTCTGAGCTTATAGACAAAGGTGTTCAAAGTTTTGTGGTGCAATATGTGCCTGATAACTGTAAAGGGAGGGCTAATTTTTTAATCGTAAAAGACACTTTAAAAGCTTTGCAGGAATTTGCAGCTTATTATCGTAATCTTTTTGATTTTCCTGTAATCGGACTAACCGGTAGCAATGGAAAAACCATTGTAAAAGAATGGCTTAATTTTTTACTGAGCCCTGATTTTAATGTGATAAGAAGTCCTAAAAGTTATAATTCTCAAGTAGGTGTTCCGCTTTCAGTTATTGCGATAAACGAAAAGCATAATTTAGGCATTTTTGAGGCCGGAATTTCCACGGTTAATGAAATGATTAATCTGGAGAAAATCATTAAACCTACTATTGGTGTTTTAACGAATATTGGATCGGCACATGACGAAGGATTTCTGAATTTAGAACAGAAAATAAACGAAAAACTACGACTGTTTAAAGATTCGGCACTTGTTGTTTATCAGAAGAATGAAATTGTTGATTTGTGCCTGGCAGCTTTTGTAAAAGAAAACCAATTAAAAGGACAGGTTCTTTTTTCGTGGAGTTTCACGGATAAATCGGCAACAGTTTTTATCTTGAAAAAAGAAAGCAAAAATGATAAAACGCAAATTGAATATCAGTATAAAAATGAAATTTTCAATTTAGAAATCCCTTTTCAGGACTCGGCTTCCATAGAAAATGCGATTTCCTGTTTGCTGGTTTTACTTTATTTTAAATATGATTTTGCGACGATCCAGAATCGAATGCAAATGTTGTACCCCGTAGAAATGCGTCTTGAAGTAAAAAACGGAATTAATAATTGCAGTATTATTGACGATAGTTACAGTTCCGATTTTCAATCGCTCAAAATCGCTTTAGACTTTCTGGAGAGTCAGAAAAAGAATGCATCAAAAACGGTAATCTTATCGGATATTTTTCAGAGCGGATTTTCAAACGAAGAGTTGTATTCTAAAGTAGCCCAACTAATTGCCGATAATAAAATAAATCGTGTCATTGGAATTGGAAATACAATTTCCTCTTTCTCGGATAAATTTTCAAACGCGGTAGTTTTTGCCAGTACGGCTGATTTTATCGCCAATTTTGAAAGTCTGAATTTTGCCAATGAAACCATTCTGATCAAAGGAGCAAGGTCCTTTCAGTTTGAAGAAATTGTCACGCTGCTAGAGGAGAAAACCCACGAAACGATACTGGAGATTAATCTGAATTCAATCAGTCATAATCTGAATTTCTTTAAATCTAAATTAGGCAGCAATGTAAAAATGATGGTGATGGTGAAAGCCTTTGGATATGGAAACGGGGGCTTGGAAATTGCAAAGTTACTGGAACATCATAAAGTTGATTATTTAGGTGTGGCTTTCGCTGATGAAGGAATTTCGCTTAAGAGCGGTGGAATCAAATTGCCTATCATGGTTTTGAATCCGGAGTCTACCAGTTTCCCGTCAATTATTCAATACCAGTTAGAGCCTGAGATTTACAGTATAAAAGGATTGAATGCCTTTTTGAAAATTGCCCGTGAAAAGAATCTTAAGGACTTTCCAGTTCACATTAAATTAGATACCGGAATGCATCGTTTGGGTTTTGAAGAAAATACGATCGATGAATTGATTGCAACTTTAAAAGGAAATTCGACAATTCGGATACAAAGTATTTTATCACATTTGGCAACCAGTGATGATAAGGATCATTTTGAATTTGTACGTTCTCAAATTCGTTTATTCGAAAAATTGTCGTCAAAATTAATGACTGAATTGGGGGTGAATCCTATTCGTCATATCTTGAATACATCGGGGATTAGTAATTTTCCGGATGCGCAGTTTAATATGGTGCGTTTGGGAATTGGTCTTTATGGCGTTTCAAATGATGCTGCTGAGCAAAAGTTTTTAGAGAATGTAGGTACGTTGAAATCAATTATTTCTCAGGTTCGTACAATTCCGTCTGGTGATAGCGTTGGTTATGGTCGACGATTCATGGCGACTAAGGAAACTAAAATTGCAACTATTCCGATTGGTTATGCGGATGGGATTTCAAGATTATGGGGAAATGGAGTTGGTTATGTGATCGTTAAAAATCAAAAAGCAGCAATAGTAGGAAGTGTTTGTATGGATATGTTAATGATTGATGTCAGCGAAATTGATTGTAAAGAAGGAGATTCTGTGATCATTTTTGGAGAAAATCCAACGGTAACTGAAATCGCAAATGCTTTAAAAACAATACCATATGAAATTCTAACGAGTATCTCACAACGTGTGAAAAGAGTATTTTTCAGGTAA
- a CDS encoding NifU family protein, which yields MTTEELTSNVLLALDEIRPFLNSDGGDITLISIDDDKHVKVRLEGACISCSVNQMTLKAGVETTIKKYAPQIETVVNIM from the coding sequence ATGACAACAGAAGAATTAACAAGCAACGTATTATTGGCTCTTGACGAGATCAGACCATTTTTAAATTCTGATGGAGGAGACATTACACTTATCTCTATTGACGATGACAAACATGTCAAAGTTCGTCTTGAAGGAGCATGCATTAGCTGTAGCGTGAATCAGATGACTTTAAAAGCTGGCGTTGAAACGACAATAAAAAAATACGCACCACAGATTGAAACTGTAGTAAACATCATGTAA
- a CDS encoding porin family protein, producing MKNSLKPKYDMRLLFSCLFLVSFFSVFSQEETTPKIEPVVKIDSLYREDQFYFSVTYNLFTNAPTGLKQDKFSVGLSGGFLRDMPINKKRTIAIATGIGLSYQNFYQNLTISKDASGALVHGVTDYNEFVTNRFRQYLVDVPLEFRWRNSTYESYKFWRIYGGVKFSYMFSNKSVLDNGETTYKITNNPYIAKFQYGVYLATGYNTWNIYVYYGLNPLFQAVKTNEGETVGVKTINAGLIFYIL from the coding sequence TTGAAAAACTCTTTAAAACCAAAATACGATATGCGATTACTTTTCAGTTGTTTGTTTTTAGTGTCTTTTTTTTCTGTTTTTTCACAGGAAGAAACGACGCCTAAAATAGAACCGGTTGTTAAAATCGATTCGTTATATCGGGAAGATCAGTTTTATTTTTCGGTTACCTATAATCTTTTTACGAATGCTCCGACTGGTCTTAAGCAGGATAAATTCTCTGTGGGGCTTTCCGGTGGTTTTTTGCGTGACATGCCAATCAATAAAAAAAGGACTATTGCAATTGCAACCGGGATAGGGTTAAGCTATCAGAATTTCTATCAGAATCTGACTATTTCCAAAGATGCTTCGGGAGCGCTAGTGCATGGGGTAACAGATTACAATGAATTTGTTACCAATAGATTCAGGCAATATTTAGTGGATGTTCCGCTGGAGTTTCGCTGGAGAAATTCAACGTATGAAAGTTATAAATTTTGGAGGATTTACGGAGGAGTTAAATTTAGTTATATGTTCTCTAATAAATCGGTTTTGGATAACGGAGAGACTACCTATAAAATCACCAACAATCCGTACATCGCTAAATTTCAATATGGAGTCTACCTTGCCACAGGATATAATACCTGGAACATTTATGTGTATTATGGATTGAATCCTTTGTTTCAGGCAGTCAAGACGAACGAAGGTGAAACGGTTGGTGTTAAAACGATTAATGCCGGTTTGATTTTTTATATTTTATAA
- the mscL gene encoding large conductance mechanosensitive channel protein MscL, with amino-acid sequence MGFFSEFKEFAMKGNVVDLAVGVIIGAAFSKIISSFIDDVITPLLLKPALEAAHLSKIEELTAFGGVKYGLFLSALINFIIVAFVLFLIIKGINASKKKEVAAAAPPAGPTQEELLTQIRDLLKK; translated from the coding sequence ATGGGATTTTTTTCTGAATTTAAGGAATTTGCAATGAAAGGCAACGTGGTTGATCTGGCTGTCGGTGTAATCATTGGAGCTGCTTTTAGTAAAATCATCAGCTCATTTATTGACGATGTAATTACGCCATTGCTATTGAAGCCGGCTTTAGAAGCTGCACATTTATCTAAAATCGAAGAATTGACGGCTTTTGGAGGTGTTAAGTACGGTTTGTTTCTGTCGGCATTGATCAATTTTATCATTGTTGCTTTTGTATTATTTCTGATTATAAAAGGAATTAATGCTTCAAAAAAGAAAGAAGTTGCTGCTGCTGCTCCGCCTGCAGGACCAACTCAAGAAGAGTTACTTACGCAAATTAGAGATTTGTTAAAAAAATAA
- a CDS encoding L,D-transpeptidase family protein — MRNFTSFTVIIAMSFLVFSFTSLDVDEIKAKNTSVNIENGIVSKKSLQSVSLDDASIEQFFKKYSKLKKYKKDVLDIYTKRNYKSIWYDEKNITEFGNLLYQKVNVLQDQGIENKMPYKDEIDEAFNESSEEKPTELDTELLLTNMYVFYASNVYSGVDPATLKKIGWYLPAKTISYPKILDSLIVDSNRLNKDDNLLFGQYYKLQEALKKYRKIETDNLWQPISINAATYKDLKPFDISNTIKDVRQRLFVVGDLAQDSKSDVYDEELMAGVLNYKKRYGLKLNYALTKEHIDQLNEPISKRIKTIMLNMERCRWIPTKLSKASEYIMVNIPSFRLIYVKDGKYDLVSDIFVGTRMTETVIFSGNMDRIVFSPYWYVPTSIIKNELKLQMASDKNYLADHNMEWNGGRVRQKPGPKNSLGLVKFMFPNPNDIYLHDTPAKSLFEFEKRTFSHGCINVKEAKNLALAILKDDPDWPVDKIDTAMSGEKETTCMLKRKIPIYIGYFTSWVNDNGEISFFPDVYGRDESLDKLLYSDSVTMK, encoded by the coding sequence ATGCGAAATTTTACTTCTTTCACTGTAATTATTGCGATGAGTTTTTTAGTGTTTTCTTTTACATCATTGGATGTTGATGAAATAAAAGCGAAGAATACATCGGTTAATATTGAAAATGGGATTGTTTCTAAAAAAAGTCTTCAGTCAGTCTCTCTTGACGACGCTTCTATAGAACAGTTTTTTAAAAAATATTCCAAACTAAAGAAATACAAGAAGGATGTTTTGGATATTTATACCAAAAGAAATTACAAATCGATTTGGTATGATGAGAAAAACATCACTGAATTTGGGAATTTACTCTATCAGAAAGTAAACGTATTACAAGATCAGGGTATAGAAAATAAAATGCCCTATAAAGACGAGATTGATGAGGCTTTTAATGAAAGCTCGGAAGAAAAACCAACGGAACTCGACACCGAATTACTGCTTACCAATATGTACGTTTTTTACGCCAGTAACGTTTATTCGGGTGTAGATCCGGCAACGCTCAAGAAGATAGGGTGGTATTTACCAGCCAAGACAATTTCGTATCCCAAAATTCTGGACTCGCTTATTGTAGATTCCAATCGTTTAAATAAAGATGATAATTTGTTGTTCGGTCAGTATTACAAACTTCAAGAAGCATTAAAAAAATACCGAAAAATTGAGACTGATAATTTGTGGCAGCCCATTTCGATTAATGCGGCGACGTATAAAGATCTAAAACCTTTTGACATCTCCAATACGATAAAAGATGTACGACAACGTCTTTTTGTGGTCGGAGATCTTGCTCAGGATTCTAAGAGTGATGTTTATGACGAAGAGCTTATGGCGGGAGTGCTGAACTACAAAAAAAGATACGGTCTGAAGTTAAACTATGCTTTAACGAAAGAGCATATTGATCAGCTGAATGAACCGATCTCTAAACGTATAAAAACCATTATGCTTAATATGGAGCGTTGCAGATGGATCCCTACTAAACTGTCTAAGGCCAGCGAATATATTATGGTAAACATTCCTTCTTTCAGACTGATTTATGTGAAGGATGGAAAATATGATCTGGTATCGGATATTTTTGTGGGTACCAGAATGACCGAAACGGTAATTTTTAGCGGTAATATGGACCGAATTGTTTTCAGTCCGTATTGGTATGTGCCAACCAGTATTATTAAAAACGAATTAAAACTTCAGATGGCCAGTGATAAGAATTATCTGGCAGATCATAATATGGAGTGGAACGGTGGTCGCGTAAGACAAAAACCAGGGCCTAAAAATTCGTTGGGACTGGTTAAATTTATGTTTCCAAATCCAAATGATATTTACCTGCATGATACACCTGCAAAAAGTTTATTTGAGTTCGAAAAACGTACGTTCAGTCATGGTTGTATCAATGTAAAAGAAGCAAAAAATCTGGCACTTGCTATTTTAAAAGACGATCCGGATTGGCCCGTTGATAAAATTGATACTGCGATGAGCGGGGAGAAAGAAACGACTTGTATGCTTAAAAGAAAAATCCCGATTTACATTGGTTATTTTACCTCTTGGGTAAATGATAATGGCGAAATTAGTTTTTTTCCTGATGTTTACGGAAGAGACGAAAGTTTAGATAAATTACTGTATTCAGATTCAGTTACGATGAAATAA
- a CDS encoding 2Fe-2S iron-sulfur cluster-binding protein produces MDVLIKIKDREGVIHELQAPTDMAMNIMELCKAYELPVEGTCGGMAMCASCQCYVLNDVALPEMGDEEEAMLSEAFYVKSNSRLGCQIPITTDLEGLELELAPEY; encoded by the coding sequence ATGGATGTATTAATAAAGATTAAAGATCGAGAAGGAGTTATACACGAATTACAGGCTCCAACTGATATGGCAATGAATATAATGGAGTTATGCAAAGCATACGAACTTCCTGTTGAAGGAACCTGTGGGGGAATGGCAATGTGTGCTTCCTGCCAGTGTTATGTTCTGAATGATGTTGCATTACCGGAAATGGGAGATGAAGAAGAAGCCATGCTTTCGGAAGCATTTTATGTTAAGTCAAATAGTCGTTTAGGCTGTCAGATACCAATCACTACAGATCTTGAAGGATTAGAACTGGAATTAGCACCAGAATATTAA